One Microlunatus soli genomic window carries:
- a CDS encoding ROK family transcriptional regulator translates to MTRGEQPPGAAPYRSRSAAEVLMFLLSRQITTRREIAEHTGLSAAAVTKALRPMLEAGLIAETSLPRGSGVGAGRPTQQVRIVGSRVTVLGIKLTADEVIAVVTNLSGVIIEQVRHPLPEPVGTLDVDPVINEVAAVVADLSGRHRLDRVGVAISGDVDTERGVVVLSPLLGWRDVPFAERLASMIGPPVIIDNDIRALTAAEQAFGDAFGIDNFAVVTIGEGIGCGLVIGGQVLRGAFGVAGELGHMIINAAGLPDADATAGRPQLGQIERMISRQAVMLRAEGAVSTEPQSFAELITAAAAGDTAAGRLLEAVGGELGIGIANVVNLIGPQRLVISSEGFDLDSAFGDLVDEVIRRHAFGQAAQVEIIHREIPFSEWARGAAVVALTRQVLPS, encoded by the coding sequence ATGACGCGCGGAGAGCAGCCACCGGGTGCCGCTCCCTACCGCAGTCGCTCGGCCGCCGAGGTGCTGATGTTCCTGCTCAGCAGACAGATCACCACCCGCCGCGAGATCGCCGAACACACCGGACTCTCCGCCGCCGCGGTGACCAAGGCGCTGCGTCCGATGCTCGAGGCCGGTCTGATCGCTGAAACCAGCCTGCCGCGCGGCAGCGGGGTCGGCGCCGGTCGGCCCACCCAGCAGGTCCGGATCGTCGGCTCGCGGGTCACGGTGCTCGGGATCAAGCTGACCGCGGACGAGGTGATCGCCGTCGTCACCAACCTGTCCGGGGTGATCATCGAGCAGGTCCGGCACCCATTGCCCGAGCCGGTCGGGACGCTCGATGTCGACCCGGTGATCAACGAGGTCGCCGCCGTCGTCGCCGACCTGTCCGGTCGGCATCGACTGGATCGGGTCGGCGTCGCGATCTCCGGGGACGTCGACACCGAGCGCGGTGTTGTGGTGCTGTCACCGTTGCTCGGCTGGCGCGATGTCCCGTTCGCCGAACGGCTGGCGTCGATGATCGGTCCGCCGGTGATCATCGACAACGACATCCGGGCCCTGACCGCCGCCGAGCAGGCCTTCGGAGACGCCTTCGGGATCGACAATTTCGCCGTCGTCACGATCGGGGAGGGAATCGGCTGCGGCTTGGTGATCGGCGGTCAGGTGTTGCGCGGTGCGTTCGGGGTGGCGGGCGAGCTCGGTCACATGATCATCAACGCGGCAGGGCTGCCGGACGCCGATGCGACCGCGGGGCGACCGCAGCTCGGACAGATCGAGCGAATGATCTCCCGGCAAGCGGTGATGCTCCGCGCCGAGGGTGCTGTGTCGACGGAGCCGCAGAGTTTTGCAGAGTTGATCACGGCAGCCGCGGCAGGCGACACCGCCGCCGGCCGGCTGTTGGAAGCCGTCGGCGGCGAGCTCGGGATCGGCATCGCCAACGTGGTCAATCTGATCGGGCCGCAGCGGCTGGTGATCTCCAGCGAAGGGTTCGATCTGGACTCCGCCTTCGGAGACCTGGTCGACGAGGTGATCCGCAGGCACGCGTTCGGGCAGGCCGCGCAGGTCGAGATCATCCACCGGGAGATCCCGTTCTCCGAATGGGCGCGCGGGGCCGCGGTGGTCGCCCTCACTCGGCAGGTGCTGCCGTCCTGA
- a CDS encoding phosphoenolpyruvate carboxykinase (GTP) — protein MTATATRTVGTTPITNSKLQSWVDEVAALTEPDAVRWCDGSEAEWNELADTLVRAGTLVRLNDRAKPNSFYARTDPEDVARVEDRTFICSASPDDAGPTNNWMDPAEMKATMTELFRGSMHGRTMYVVPFCMGSPDAAQPMYGVEITDSAYVVMSMKIMTRMGTPILDAMIDSGADFVPCLHSVGAPLEPGETDVPWPCSDTKYISHFPEERAIWSYGSGYGGNSLLGKKCYALRIASAVARDEGWLAEHMLILKLTSPEGRIYHVAAAFPSACGKTNLALINPTIPGWKAETLGDDIAWMRFGADGRLWAVNPEYGFFGVAPGTGWDTNPNAMRAMEKGNSLFTNVALTDHGDVWWEGATTTKPGHLTDWKGRSWTPGKGPDGVDPQPGQRIEPAAHPNSRFCTPIKQTPTLAPEYNSPNGVPIDAILFGGRRKDTVPLVTQSRDWAHGVFFGATLSSETTAAATGKVGVVRRDPMAMLPFIGYHVGDYLEHWLQVGRDHDQAKLPRIFYVNWFRRADDGGFLWPGFGENSRVLKWIAERIDGRADADETPIGSVPAAGSLDVSGLSVGPEDLAAASAVDPEEWRAELPLIEEWFDRIGDKLPADLRTELDNLRNRLG, from the coding sequence GTGACTGCCACGGCCACCCGTACGGTCGGCACTACCCCGATCACCAACAGCAAGCTGCAGAGCTGGGTCGACGAGGTCGCAGCCCTGACCGAGCCGGACGCCGTCCGGTGGTGCGATGGCTCGGAAGCGGAATGGAACGAACTGGCAGACACCCTGGTCCGAGCCGGCACCCTGGTCCGCCTCAACGACCGTGCCAAGCCGAACTCGTTCTACGCCCGGACCGATCCCGAGGACGTGGCGCGCGTCGAGGACCGAACCTTCATCTGCTCGGCATCGCCGGACGACGCCGGGCCGACCAACAACTGGATGGACCCGGCCGAGATGAAGGCCACCATGACCGAACTCTTCCGCGGGTCGATGCACGGCCGGACGATGTACGTCGTGCCCTTCTGCATGGGGTCGCCGGACGCAGCACAGCCGATGTACGGGGTGGAGATCACCGACTCGGCCTACGTCGTGATGAGCATGAAGATCATGACCCGGATGGGCACGCCGATCCTGGACGCGATGATCGACAGCGGGGCGGATTTCGTGCCCTGCCTGCATTCGGTCGGCGCACCGCTGGAGCCGGGCGAGACCGACGTCCCGTGGCCGTGCAGCGACACCAAGTACATCAGCCACTTCCCCGAGGAACGGGCGATCTGGTCCTACGGATCCGGCTACGGCGGCAATTCGCTGCTGGGCAAGAAGTGCTACGCGCTGCGGATCGCCAGCGCCGTCGCCCGCGACGAGGGTTGGCTGGCCGAGCACATGTTGATCTTGAAACTGACCTCGCCGGAGGGCCGCATCTACCACGTCGCGGCGGCCTTCCCGAGCGCCTGCGGCAAGACCAACCTGGCGTTGATCAACCCGACCATCCCCGGCTGGAAGGCCGAGACGCTCGGTGATGACATCGCCTGGATGCGTTTCGGGGCCGACGGGCGGCTCTGGGCGGTAAACCCCGAGTACGGATTCTTCGGGGTGGCACCCGGCACCGGTTGGGACACCAACCCGAATGCGATGCGGGCGATGGAGAAGGGCAACTCGCTGTTCACCAACGTCGCACTGACCGATCACGGCGACGTCTGGTGGGAGGGCGCCACCACCACCAAGCCGGGCCACCTGACCGACTGGAAGGGCCGCAGCTGGACACCGGGGAAGGGCCCCGACGGCGTCGATCCTCAACCAGGGCAGAGGATCGAGCCGGCGGCGCATCCCAACAGCCGGTTCTGCACGCCGATCAAGCAGACCCCCACCCTGGCGCCGGAATACAACTCGCCGAACGGCGTCCCGATCGATGCGATCCTCTTCGGCGGGCGTCGCAAGGACACCGTCCCGCTGGTCACCCAGTCCCGGGACTGGGCGCACGGCGTCTTCTTCGGTGCGACGTTGTCCAGTGAGACGACGGCGGCCGCAACCGGCAAGGTGGGTGTGGTGCGCCGGGATCCGATGGCGATGCTGCCGTTCATCGGCTACCACGTCGGGGACTACCTGGAGCACTGGCTGCAGGTCGGTCGTGATCATGATCAGGCCAAACTGCCGCGGATCTTCTACGTCAACTGGTTCCGTCGTGCCGATGACGGCGGCTTCCTGTGGCCCGGATTCGGTGAGAACAGCCGGGTGCTGAAGTGGATCGCCGAACGGATCGACGGCCGGGCCGACGCGGACGAGACGCCGATCGGATCGGTGCCGGCCGCCGGCTCGCTGGACGTCTCCGGCTTGTCGGTCGGCCCCGAGGACCTGGCCGCGGCCAGCGCCGTCGACCCCGAGGAGTGGCGGGCCGAGCTGCCGTTGATCGAGGAGTGGTTCGACCGGATCGGCGACAAGCTGCCGGCCGACCTCCGTACCGAACTCGACAACCTCCGCAACCGCCTCGGCTGA
- a CDS encoding type IV toxin-antitoxin system AbiEi family antitoxin domain-containing protein, with protein MKSRIDPAPELLTLARMQEGVLTAEQAAAFGLGRHSIARLVGQGRWNVLDSGLYAIDGAQNDWGAKAWGGVLLGGDAARIGGTSAAYLHGLLVDPPTEITVLIPHNARRRNRPPWRFQRERPGAHDHRSIGGPPRLTIEDTVLDLCDPKLTPSFRSPTDWVMTAIQQRKTTPRRLQSALDRRSRSINRRLIQDMITDVVVGAQSALEVRYLHDVERAHGLPHGRRQSGRTTGPAERTGRAYRDVLYEEYAVVVELDGRPGHDDEGRFRDLRRDNVSAVRGELTLRYGWEDVVDDTCLTAFQVGGVLLRRGWPGPLQQCPNCAEVPWFGETAAG; from the coding sequence ATGAAGTCTCGGATCGATCCGGCGCCGGAGCTCCTCACCCTTGCCCGGATGCAGGAAGGCGTTCTGACCGCCGAACAGGCAGCAGCGTTCGGGCTCGGGCGCCATTCGATCGCGCGTTTGGTCGGACAGGGCCGATGGAACGTGCTCGATTCCGGGTTGTACGCCATCGACGGCGCACAGAACGACTGGGGAGCAAAGGCGTGGGGAGGCGTCCTGCTCGGCGGGGACGCCGCTCGGATCGGTGGCACCAGCGCGGCATACCTGCACGGGCTTCTCGTCGATCCACCGACGGAGATCACCGTCCTGATTCCGCACAATGCGCGTCGACGCAACCGCCCACCCTGGCGCTTCCAGCGCGAACGACCGGGTGCACACGACCACCGGTCGATCGGTGGGCCGCCACGGCTCACGATCGAGGACACCGTCCTCGACCTCTGTGATCCGAAGCTGACACCGAGCTTCCGGTCGCCGACCGATTGGGTGATGACGGCGATCCAGCAGCGGAAGACAACGCCTCGCCGGCTGCAGTCAGCCCTTGACCGGCGCTCGCGGAGCATCAACAGGCGGTTGATCCAGGACATGATCACCGATGTCGTTGTCGGCGCCCAGTCGGCGCTCGAGGTGCGTTACCTCCATGACGTCGAGCGGGCCCACGGGCTACCGCACGGACGCCGCCAGAGCGGGCGGACGACCGGCCCCGCCGAGCGTACCGGCCGCGCCTACCGGGACGTGTTGTACGAGGAGTACGCGGTCGTCGTCGAACTCGACGGCCGTCCCGGGCACGATGACGAGGGAAGATTCCGCGACCTGCGTCGAGACAATGTTTCTGCGGTCCGTGGGGAGCTCACGCTTCGCTACGGCTGGGAGGACGTGGTTGACGACACCTGCCTGACCGCATTCCAGGTCGGCGGCGTTCTGCTCCGTCGCGGCTGGCCCGGCCCGCTTCAGCAATGCCCCAACTGCGCCGAGGTTCCGTGGTTTGGGGAAACTGCTGCCGGATAG
- a CDS encoding LCP family protein has translation MPDDQWSWDLPQRAQSSYDPAEPVAEGSARPRRAAHIDAGDDFSRTVLLTIAGALVPGLGLIAAGRRRVGTAVLSVFVLLVVGLAVGAIADRHSLLAAAVNPRFLTLLAIGLVVLALCWVAVVVGTHLSLGGGPLRRPQRAGASLLVALLSFAVAAPMAVAARYSVDQAGLVSTVFHGQGNSNSATRPTAQPTNHRDPWKNTDRVNILLLGGDAGADRTGTRTDTVMVASIDPQTGDTTLISLPRNTGKMPFPEDSALHQYYPEGFTDGDGNNAEYFLNAMYDNVPNNVPHDVLGKTDNLGADALKLSVGEATGLKIDYYVLINLNGFRQLVDALGGITVNINTYVAIGGSTDEHIPPKSYLKPGPDQHLDGAKALWFARGRYGADDFQRMDRQRCVVNAIIDQANPGNVLTRYEAIARAGKQIVKTDVPQEALPAFVDLSMRAKSGNVRSLVFKHGQNGFSSPDPDFDLMRQRVAKALHETHDEPKKSDSPSDKGSGGNGSGGNGSGSNGSGDNSSASSEPSSGGESESPSASQSSSDTEPSSNPGDTGSASAGASSSAQSGSESTKDACAWQPDVAASAQPPR, from the coding sequence GTGCCCGACGACCAGTGGAGCTGGGATCTTCCTCAGCGCGCCCAGTCGTCGTACGACCCGGCCGAACCCGTCGCCGAAGGGTCGGCGCGTCCTCGCCGCGCAGCGCATATCGACGCCGGCGACGACTTCTCCCGTACGGTGCTGCTGACGATCGCCGGCGCTCTCGTCCCCGGGCTCGGCCTGATCGCGGCCGGCCGTCGCCGCGTCGGCACGGCAGTGCTGTCGGTGTTCGTCCTGTTGGTCGTCGGGCTCGCCGTCGGGGCGATCGCCGACCGGCATTCGCTGCTGGCCGCGGCGGTCAATCCTCGGTTCCTCACGTTGCTGGCCATCGGTCTGGTGGTACTGGCGCTGTGTTGGGTCGCGGTCGTGGTCGGCACCCATCTGAGCCTGGGCGGTGGCCCGTTGCGGCGCCCGCAGCGGGCCGGCGCCAGCCTGCTGGTCGCGCTGCTGTCGTTTGCGGTCGCCGCACCGATGGCCGTTGCAGCCCGCTACAGCGTCGACCAGGCCGGACTGGTCAGCACCGTGTTCCACGGCCAGGGCAACTCCAACAGCGCGACCCGACCGACGGCGCAGCCCACCAATCACCGCGACCCGTGGAAGAACACCGACCGGGTCAACATCCTGCTGCTCGGCGGCGACGCCGGCGCCGACCGCACCGGCACCCGGACCGACACCGTGATGGTGGCCAGCATCGATCCGCAGACCGGCGACACCACCTTGATCAGCCTGCCGCGGAACACCGGAAAGATGCCGTTCCCGGAGGACTCGGCGCTGCATCAGTACTACCCCGAGGGCTTCACCGACGGCGACGGCAACAACGCCGAATACTTCCTGAACGCGATGTACGACAACGTGCCGAACAACGTCCCGCACGACGTGCTCGGCAAGACCGACAACCTCGGCGCCGACGCCCTCAAACTGTCGGTCGGTGAAGCCACCGGGCTCAAGATCGACTACTACGTCTTGATCAACCTGAACGGGTTCAGGCAGCTGGTCGACGCGCTCGGCGGGATCACTGTCAACATCAACACCTACGTGGCGATCGGCGGCAGCACCGACGAGCACATTCCACCGAAGAGCTACCTCAAGCCCGGCCCGGACCAACATCTGGACGGCGCCAAGGCGCTCTGGTTCGCCCGCGGCCGCTATGGGGCGGACGACTTCCAGCGGATGGACCGGCAGCGCTGCGTGGTGAACGCGATCATCGACCAGGCCAACCCCGGTAACGTGCTGACCAGGTACGAGGCGATCGCCCGGGCCGGCAAGCAGATCGTCAAGACCGACGTCCCACAGGAGGCCCTGCCGGCATTCGTCGACCTGAGCATGCGGGCCAAGAGCGGCAACGTCCGCAGCCTGGTCTTCAAGCACGGCCAGAACGGATTCTCCAGTCCCGATCCGGACTTCGATCTGATGCGTCAACGCGTGGCCAAGGCGCTGCACGAGACCCACGACGAACCGAAGAAGTCCGACAGCCCGTCCGACAAGGGCTCGGGTGGCAACGGATCGGGCGGCAACGGATCGGGCAGCAACGGATCGGGGGACAACAGCTCGGCCAGTAGCGAGCCGAGCAGCGGCGGCGAGTCGGAATCCCCCTCGGCCTCGCAGAGCAGCAGCGACACCGAGCCCAGCAGCAACCCCGGCGACACCGGATCGGCCTCGGCAGGCGCCAGCTCGAGTGCACAGTCCGGCAGTGAGTCGACCAAGGACGCCTGCGCCTGGCAGCCGGACGTGGCGGCGTCCGCCCAGCCACCTCGCTGA
- a CDS encoding response regulator, with the protein MTDPEAEADPAPISVLIVDDQDLVRLGLAMVVGAEPGLRVAGEAADGRAAIEQARRLRPDVILMDVRMPRQDGIETTRQLIAELPDSRVIILTTFDLDEYAFGGLHAGASGFLLKDSTKIEIINGIRAVASGEACVSPRITRRMLDLFGSQFPGAAEAVRAERVRQLEDLGELEQLTGRERDVLLAVARGLSNQEIADELQISESTIKTHVGRILLKLGFRDRVQAVVWAHQNRLLD; encoded by the coding sequence ATGACCGACCCGGAGGCCGAGGCCGATCCGGCACCGATCTCGGTCCTGATCGTCGATGATCAGGATCTGGTCCGGTTGGGGCTGGCCATGGTCGTCGGCGCCGAACCCGGTCTGCGCGTCGCCGGTGAGGCCGCCGATGGGCGCGCCGCCATCGAGCAGGCACGTCGACTGCGTCCCGACGTGATCTTGATGGACGTCCGGATGCCCCGCCAGGACGGGATCGAGACGACCCGGCAGCTGATCGCCGAGCTGCCCGACAGCAGGGTGATCATCTTGACCACCTTCGATCTCGACGAGTACGCCTTCGGTGGCCTGCACGCCGGTGCCAGCGGCTTCCTGCTCAAGGACTCCACCAAGATCGAGATCATCAACGGGATCCGCGCCGTTGCCAGCGGTGAGGCGTGCGTGTCGCCGCGGATCACCCGCCGGATGCTCGATCTGTTCGGTAGTCAGTTCCCCGGCGCGGCGGAGGCGGTCCGTGCCGAGCGTGTCCGGCAGCTGGAGGATCTCGGCGAGCTGGAGCAACTCACGGGCCGGGAGCGAGACGTGCTGCTGGCCGTCGCGCGGGGCCTGTCGAACCAGGAGATCGCCGACGAGCTGCAGATCTCGGAGTCGACGATCAAGACCCACGTCGGTCGGATCCTGCTGAAGCTCGGATTCCGCGACCGGGTCCAAGCCGTCGTCTGGGCTCACCAGAATCGGCTGCTGGACTGA
- a CDS encoding sensor histidine kinase codes for MNAEPASPVRPAGPLPRPPGWIRRFAAAHPRIVDGLVVAICFAGELSVFGLPTSVDRPPVWSFPVVVVAAAVAGVALWFRRRFPVPSFVIVLLCSAPLLAAPIGALSMMLTASLYALSVYRSNRAGWIGLAAAFGATELVAVVTSLVESWPVLAEGSTWLTLFGRRQQVLFTTFAFLLAAVVIGMNVGGRKRYIAALVDHAEQLARDQEQRSELAVAAERSRIAREIHDIVAHSLSVMVRLADGADSVLESDVRQARTVLTEIGRTGRKSLTEMRRVLGVLSDGSDHGAALDPSPELGDLGTLIGVFRQTGLPIRYVTTGEPKVSAGVQLAVYRAVQETLTNALRYAVAPTEVNVEIDYTSGVTVTVTNDSAAPPMEIVGSGRGLIGLRERAALYGGAVRSEPIPGGGWIVVMTLPDAAQDG; via the coding sequence ATGAACGCCGAACCGGCGTCACCGGTCCGGCCTGCCGGGCCACTGCCGCGGCCGCCGGGCTGGATCCGCAGGTTCGCCGCCGCGCACCCGCGGATCGTCGACGGGTTGGTGGTGGCGATCTGCTTCGCCGGCGAACTCAGCGTCTTCGGTCTGCCGACGTCGGTGGATCGGCCGCCGGTGTGGTCGTTCCCGGTCGTGGTCGTCGCCGCGGCGGTCGCCGGCGTCGCGCTGTGGTTCCGGCGGCGGTTCCCGGTGCCGTCGTTCGTCATCGTGCTGCTCTGTTCGGCACCGCTGCTGGCTGCACCGATCGGTGCGTTGTCGATGATGCTGACCGCCTCGCTCTACGCGCTGTCGGTCTATCGCTCCAACCGGGCCGGCTGGATCGGGCTGGCTGCCGCGTTCGGGGCGACCGAGCTGGTCGCAGTGGTCACGTCGCTGGTGGAAAGCTGGCCCGTGCTGGCCGAGGGCAGCACCTGGTTGACGCTGTTCGGGCGGCGTCAGCAGGTGCTGTTCACCACCTTCGCCTTTCTGCTGGCTGCCGTCGTGATCGGCATGAACGTCGGTGGCCGCAAACGCTACATCGCTGCTCTGGTTGATCATGCCGAGCAGTTGGCCCGTGATCAGGAACAGCGCAGCGAGCTGGCTGTCGCCGCCGAGCGATCACGCATCGCGCGGGAGATCCACGACATCGTCGCGCACTCGCTGTCGGTGATGGTGCGCCTCGCCGACGGTGCGGATTCGGTTCTCGAATCCGACGTCCGACAGGCACGGACCGTACTGACCGAGATCGGGCGCACCGGGCGCAAATCGCTCACCGAGATGCGTCGTGTGCTGGGCGTACTCAGCGATGGTTCCGATCATGGAGCGGCCTTGGACCCGTCGCCCGAGCTCGGTGATCTGGGCACCCTGATCGGAGTGTTCCGGCAGACCGGACTGCCGATCCGCTACGTCACGACGGGTGAGCCGAAGGTCTCGGCCGGCGTCCAACTCGCGGTGTATCGGGCGGTGCAGGAGACCCTCACCAATGCGTTGCGGTACGCCGTCGCTCCGACCGAGGTCAACGTCGAGATCGACTACACTTCCGGCGTGACCGTGACCGTGACGAACGACAGCGCGGCACCGCCGATGGAGATCGTCGGCTCCGGTCGCGGGCTGATCGGGTTGCGGGAGCGGGCGGCACTCTACGGCGGCGCGGTACGCAGCGAACCCATCCCGGGCGGCGGTTGGATCGTGGTGATGACCTTGCCCGACGCCGCCCAGGACGGATGA